In Deinococcus sp. QL22, the following are encoded in one genomic region:
- the aceA gene encoding isocitrate lyase, translated as MTHDAHSPRTHAEILDKTWKTEGRWQGIKRNYSADDVVKLRGSLPIEYTLAKHGAQKLWRLMAEEPFVNALGALTGNQAMQQVKAGLKAIYLSGWQVAGDANNAGQMYPDQSLYPASSVPDVVKRINNTLRRADQIQHSEGKDDIDYFAPIVADAEAGFGGPLNAFELMKAMIEAGAAGVHFEDQLASEKKCGHLGGKVLVPTSQFIRTLNAARLAADVSGVPTVLIARTDADAANLLTSDIDDNDKHFLTGERTPEGFFHVKPGIEQAISRALAYAPYADVIWCETSVPNLEDARKFAEAIHAQFPGKLLAYNCSPSFNWKKNLDDETIAKYQVELGKMGYKFQFITLAGFHSLNMSMFDLAYGYARNQMSAFVELQEREFAAQARGFTAVKHQREVGTGYFDLVATAAGGGHSSTTALAGSTEAEQFGKSHKELVAAHD; from the coding sequence ATGACCCACGACGCACACAGCCCCCGCACCCACGCCGAAATTTTGGACAAGACCTGGAAAACCGAAGGCCGCTGGCAAGGCATCAAGCGCAATTACAGCGCCGACGATGTGGTCAAATTGCGTGGCAGTCTGCCCATCGAGTACACCCTCGCCAAGCACGGGGCGCAAAAGCTGTGGCGCTTGATGGCCGAGGAACCCTTCGTGAACGCACTCGGTGCACTGACCGGAAATCAGGCGATGCAGCAGGTGAAAGCGGGCCTGAAAGCCATCTACCTGAGCGGCTGGCAGGTAGCCGGAGACGCCAACAATGCGGGTCAGATGTACCCCGACCAGAGCCTGTACCCCGCCTCCAGCGTGCCCGACGTGGTCAAGCGCATCAACAACACCCTTCGCCGCGCCGACCAGATTCAGCACAGTGAGGGCAAGGACGACATCGACTACTTCGCGCCCATCGTGGCCGATGCCGAGGCTGGATTTGGCGGTCCCCTGAACGCCTTTGAGCTGATGAAGGCCATGATCGAAGCAGGCGCTGCGGGCGTGCATTTTGAAGACCAACTGGCGAGCGAGAAGAAATGCGGACATTTGGGCGGCAAAGTTCTGGTGCCCACCAGCCAGTTCATTCGCACCCTGAACGCGGCCCGCCTCGCCGCCGACGTGTCCGGCGTGCCCACCGTCCTGATCGCCCGTACCGACGCCGACGCCGCCAACCTGCTGACCAGCGATATCGACGACAACGATAAACATTTCCTGACCGGCGAGCGCACCCCTGAAGGCTTCTTTCACGTCAAACCCGGTATTGAGCAGGCCATCAGCCGCGCCCTGGCCTACGCCCCCTACGCCGACGTGATCTGGTGCGAAACCAGCGTGCCCAACCTGGAGGACGCCCGCAAGTTTGCTGAGGCTATTCACGCGCAGTTTCCCGGCAAATTGCTGGCCTACAACTGCTCGCCCAGCTTCAACTGGAAGAAGAATCTGGACGACGAAACCATCGCCAAGTACCAGGTGGAATTGGGCAAGATGGGCTACAAGTTCCAGTTCATCACGCTGGCGGGCTTCCATAGCCTCAACATGAGCATGTTCGATCTGGCCTACGGCTACGCCCGCAACCAGATGAGCGCTTTCGTGGAATTGCAGGAGCGCGAGTTTGCGGCGCAGGCACGTGGATTTACCGCCGTCAAGCATCAGCGCGAAGTCGGCACGGGTTACTTTGACCTCGTGGCAACGGCGGCAGGCGGCGGCCACAGCAGCACCACCGCCCTGGCAGGCAGCACCGAAGCCGAGCAATTCGGCAAGTCGCACAAGGAGCTGGTCGCCGCGCACGATTGA
- a CDS encoding hemolysin family protein, protein MNDILGLLALFVLVLINGFFVAAEFSLVAVRRTRIDQLAEEGNTVARATQKALKSLDLYIAATQLGITMASLSIGFVAEPAIEHLISPLLEGRSLSEGQITAISFSLAFAVSTVLHIVFGELAPKTWALQRSEQVALMVTRPLLAFTFVFKWAIRGLNALGNGVVRLFGLRGVTGHHSAHSEEEIRMIVSASSQEGVLEEDEKELVYNVFDLSDTTVREIMTPRNDMVAVDGSSPLRRLLELNTEHGYSRVPVFHDMADNIVGIVHTSDMLRHLDALDDTVIADVMRPVYFVPEGMKIKDLLAKMRDKKSHLSIVVNEFGGTSGLVTLEDALEEIVGEIYDETDEDELPMVEVIADGVYLMDASLTVGEAEERLGSNLEDGEGEYDTLSGFVTNHFGDIPEVGQSFVHEGWAFTVEEADQRRVVRVRVERATEETLPEALEESVRE, encoded by the coding sequence ATGAATGACATCCTTGGCCTGTTGGCCCTATTCGTACTCGTGCTGATCAACGGCTTTTTCGTGGCCGCAGAGTTTTCGCTGGTGGCCGTTCGCCGCACCCGCATCGATCAGCTGGCAGAGGAAGGCAACACGGTGGCCCGCGCCACGCAGAAAGCCCTGAAAAGCCTCGACCTGTATATCGCCGCCACGCAGCTCGGCATCACGATGGCGTCGCTGAGCATCGGGTTTGTGGCCGAACCCGCCATAGAACACCTGATCAGCCCTCTGCTGGAAGGCCGCTCGCTGTCCGAAGGGCAGATCACGGCCATTTCGTTTAGCTTGGCGTTTGCGGTCAGCACCGTGCTGCACATCGTCTTTGGCGAGTTGGCCCCCAAAACATGGGCCTTGCAACGCAGCGAGCAGGTAGCCCTGATGGTCACGCGGCCCCTGCTGGCCTTCACCTTCGTGTTCAAGTGGGCCATTCGCGGCCTGAACGCCCTCGGCAACGGCGTGGTGCGGCTGTTTGGCCTGCGCGGCGTGACCGGGCACCACAGCGCCCACAGCGAAGAAGAAATTCGCATGATCGTGAGTGCATCCAGTCAGGAAGGTGTGCTGGAAGAAGACGAGAAGGAACTCGTGTACAACGTGTTCGACCTCTCGGACACCACCGTGCGCGAAATTATGACGCCGCGCAACGACATGGTGGCCGTAGACGGTTCCTCGCCCCTGCGGAGGCTGCTGGAACTGAACACCGAACACGGCTACTCGCGGGTTCCGGTTTTTCATGATATGGCCGACAACATTGTGGGCATCGTGCACACCAGCGATATGCTGCGCCACCTGGACGCGCTGGACGACACTGTGATCGCCGACGTGATGCGCCCCGTGTACTTTGTGCCCGAAGGCATGAAAATCAAGGACTTGTTGGCGAAGATGCGCGACAAGAAGAGCCACCTGAGCATCGTGGTGAACGAGTTTGGGGGCACATCGGGCCTGGTCACGCTGGAAGACGCGCTGGAAGAAATCGTGGGCGAAATTTACGACGAAACTGACGAAGACGAGCTGCCGATGGTGGAAGTCATCGCGGACGGCGTGTACCTGATGGACGCCAGCCTGACCGTGGGCGAGGCCGAGGAACGCCTGGGCAGCAACCTGGAGGACGGCGAGGGCGAGTACGACACCTTATCGGGCTTTGTGACCAATCATTTTGGCGATATTCCGGAAGTGGGCCAGAGCTTCGTGCATGAGGGCTGGGCCTTTACGGTAGAAGAAGCCGACCAACGCCGTGTGGTGCGGGTGCGTGTAGAGCGGGCCACTGAGGAAACCCTGCCCGAAGCTCTTGAGGAGAGTGTGCGTGAGTGA
- the cdd gene encoding cytidine deaminase, translated as MSDVISTARTPDLSSDRLGITPDAELLAGAQAAFAKAYAPYSKFRVGAALRTADGQVFRGANVENASYGLGRCAEQSSIQAMATAGGRDFTDIVVYSEATPPASPCGACRQVLYEFSPDARIVCVNPHGDIVSGLVRDFLPNGFRLEQRDDGHGVGTE; from the coding sequence GTGAGTGACGTAATTTCGACGGCCCGAACCCCAGACCTGTCCAGTGACCGCCTGGGCATTACGCCCGACGCTGAACTCTTGGCAGGCGCTCAGGCCGCTTTTGCCAAGGCCTACGCGCCGTACAGCAAATTCCGGGTCGGCGCGGCCCTGAGAACCGCAGACGGACAGGTGTTCCGGGGCGCAAACGTAGAAAACGCCAGCTATGGCCTGGGCCGCTGCGCCGAACAAAGCTCGATTCAGGCAATGGCAACGGCAGGCGGGCGCGACTTTACCGACATCGTGGTGTACTCGGAAGCCACGCCGCCTGCCAGCCCATGCGGAGCCTGCCGTCAGGTGCTGTACGAATTCAGCCCCGACGCCCGAATCGTATGCGTTAACCCGCATGGCGACATCGTCAGCGGCCTCGTGCGCGACTTTTTGCCCAACGGCTTCCGGCTGGAGCAGCGGGACGACGGGCATGGAGTGGGAACGGAGTAG
- a CDS encoding HAD family phosphatase: MTDPAPTPARHVAFDWGGVFTIGTFDGRSTQNVADRSGVKVERVRESYFRHVRQLEVGAWTLPQFWTVMQQETGVQMPYAEFETLYLSSILDNLPMYTSLAALPAGVRVGLLSNNYPVVSDHLRRDPRFARFDTLVFSNELGQKKPHADSFAALEQAMQHPAGAVAFVDDVQENIDAANVFGFHGILYHHERHAEFEAELTAWLNGEN; the protein is encoded by the coding sequence ATGACCGATCCTGCCCCCACCCCCGCCCGCCACGTCGCCTTCGATTGGGGCGGCGTGTTCACTATCGGCACCTTCGATGGCCGCTCGACGCAGAATGTGGCCGACCGCAGCGGCGTCAAAGTCGAACGGGTGCGCGAGAGCTACTTCCGGCATGTGCGGCAGCTGGAAGTCGGCGCGTGGACACTGCCCCAATTCTGGACGGTGATGCAGCAAGAAACGGGCGTGCAGATGCCCTACGCTGAGTTCGAGACGCTGTATCTGAGCAGCATTCTGGACAATCTGCCGATGTACACCAGCCTCGCGGCCCTGCCTGCGGGCGTCCGCGTGGGCCTGCTCAGTAACAACTACCCTGTCGTCAGCGACCACCTGCGCCGCGACCCCCGTTTTGCCCGCTTCGATACCCTCGTGTTCAGCAATGAGCTGGGCCAGAAAAAGCCGCACGCCGATTCCTTTGCGGCACTGGAACAGGCCATGCAACACCCCGCCGGGGCTGTGGCTTTTGTAGACGACGTGCAGGAAAACATTGACGCGGCCAACGTTTTTGGTTTTCACGGCATCCTGTATCACCATGAGCGGCACGCCGAGTTTGAGGCAGAGTTGACTGCGTGGTTGAATGGCGAAAACTGA
- a CDS encoding bifunctional oligoribonuclease/PAP phosphatase NrnA encodes MTSPMNSETAYAEGVAAIVLLLRAHSGPIVVLAHEGPDGDALGSVLGLARALRSLGKQVTAPMDVPRYLSFLPEPGELSAPLESWPADALAVVLDVDNNDPARVAGADLAVFEGPVINIDHHGTNRRQATALLVDPARPAAALMVADVVDALGVTWTEAIATPLMLGLNTDTGSFRFSSVTPATFECAARLLTHGARLGWLNDSMAQNPRTYYLLLREVLTTMEFLHGGRVVLARVDDAMLERAGGSWEDVESYVGMLRASEGAELAVMVKDFGERVKLSLRSRGKVSAQNIAVALGGGGHVPAAGATVAEPYAAVRPQLDAAIAAELARADGARAV; translated from the coding sequence ATGACCAGTCCGATGAATTCAGAAACCGCCTATGCCGAAGGTGTGGCAGCCATCGTGCTCCTCCTCCGCGCCCACAGCGGTCCAATAGTCGTGTTGGCCCACGAAGGCCCGGATGGAGACGCCCTTGGCAGCGTGCTGGGACTGGCGCGTGCGCTGAGAAGCCTCGGCAAGCAGGTGACCGCGCCCATGGACGTGCCGCGCTACCTGTCGTTCTTGCCCGAACCCGGCGAACTGAGCGCCCCGCTGGAAAGTTGGCCCGCAGACGCGCTGGCGGTGGTGCTGGACGTAGACAACAACGATCCTGCGCGGGTGGCCGGGGCTGACTTGGCTGTATTCGAGGGGCCAGTCATCAATATCGACCATCACGGCACCAACCGCAGGCAGGCAACCGCCCTGTTGGTCGACCCGGCCCGGCCCGCCGCCGCCCTGATGGTGGCCGACGTGGTAGACGCGCTAGGCGTGACCTGGACTGAGGCGATTGCCACGCCGCTGATGCTGGGCCTGAATACCGACACCGGCTCGTTCCGCTTCAGCAGCGTCACGCCCGCAACCTTCGAGTGCGCCGCTCGCCTCCTGACCCACGGCGCACGCTTGGGTTGGCTAAACGATTCTATGGCTCAGAATCCGCGCACCTACTACCTGTTGCTGCGCGAAGTGCTGACCACGATGGAGTTCCTGCACGGCGGGCGCGTGGTGCTGGCCCGCGTAGACGACGCCATGCTGGAGCGGGCCGGAGGCAGTTGGGAAGATGTGGAATCTTACGTTGGCATGCTCCGCGCCTCGGAAGGGGCTGAGTTGGCCGTGATGGTCAAGGATTTTGGAGAACGTGTGAAGTTGTCGCTGCGTTCGCGTGGCAAGGTGAGTGCCCAAAATATTGCTGTAGCGTTGGGCGGCGGCGGCCATGTGCCCGCAGCGGGCGCGACGGTGGCCGAACCTTACGCGGCAGTACGCCCACAGCTGGACGCGGCCATTGCAGCAGAGTTGGCGCGGGCTGACGGGGCGAGGGCGGTCTGA
- a CDS encoding diacylglycerol kinase encodes MRSDGSALNLRRWWRSAGFAWAGIRQVYRSQANFRIEVWAAAVALALALALRVPLAPILLCCALVLSLELINTALEAVVDLVSPQVHPLAKVAKDAAAAAVLVASIGAALVGVVVLGPALGRLL; translated from the coding sequence GTGCGCTCAGACGGCTCGGCCCTGAATCTGCGCCGCTGGTGGCGTTCGGCGGGCTTTGCTTGGGCCGGAATTCGGCAGGTATACCGCTCGCAAGCCAATTTCAGGATCGAGGTCTGGGCAGCGGCTGTAGCTTTGGCTCTCGCGCTGGCTTTGCGTGTGCCACTGGCACCCATCCTGCTGTGCTGTGCGCTGGTACTGTCGCTGGAACTGATCAATACGGCGCTGGAAGCGGTGGTCGATCTGGTTAGCCCCCAAGTTCACCCGCTGGCAAAAGTAGCCAAAGATGCCGCCGCCGCCGCCGTGTTGGTGGCCAGTATCGGGGCCGCGCTGGTAGGGGTGGTGGTGCTGGGGCCAGCGCTGGGGCGGCTACTGTAA
- the ybeY gene encoding rRNA maturation RNase YbeY, translating to MIDLIVQKKPPAGLRPALRASLEAVMAHFEVQEREVTVVLVGDRAIRALKLEHWGEDATTDVLSFPAWEPGDPFVPPILGDIIISLDTAGRQAQARGHSLTREVALLASHGMAHLVGHDHPHADGLGFEEGAAGPEWKVFHDAWNAARTALPDGI from the coding sequence GTGATCGACCTGATCGTACAGAAAAAGCCGCCTGCTGGGTTGCGTCCGGCGCTGCGGGCCTCGCTGGAAGCGGTCATGGCGCATTTTGAGGTGCAGGAGCGGGAAGTGACGGTGGTGCTGGTGGGTGACCGGGCAATTCGGGCGCTGAAGCTGGAGCATTGGGGCGAGGACGCGACCACCGACGTGCTGAGTTTTCCCGCGTGGGAACCCGGCGACCCGTTTGTTCCCCCCATTCTAGGCGACATCATCATCAGTCTGGATACGGCCGGACGGCAGGCGCAGGCGCGGGGGCATTCGCTGACGCGCGAGGTGGCGCTGCTGGCGAGTCACGGGATGGCGCATCTGGTGGGCCACGACCACCCGCATGCCGATGGATTGGGCTTCGAGGAAGGCGCGGCGGGGCCAGAGTGGAAGGTCTTCCATGACGCCTGGAACGCGGCCCGCACAGCCCTTCCCGACGGAATCTAG